One window of the Natrinema sp. CBA1119 genome contains the following:
- a CDS encoding UbiA family prenyltransferase — translation MRRTNQTLSDVGSTAAALRSTLFARFPSSPGRAWNALVYSSAYLSLIAMAEVVIVSTLLSLPPSPAAVVVGLVVFAVYTNDRLADVDTDVMSNPGQAAFVRRHRDVLYVLASIAYGLAVALSVLGGPIALAVALLPGVFWVCYATNWIPGSGSVGRVQRLKDVFLVNTIVVALAWAATLTLLPLAFAGAPITIPTLVVFSYFFLRVFTNTEIPNVRDVDGDRAIGVRTIPVVFGVTRTRWILSAIDCCTAGLVVLAVSLEFLSPAHALALLAGIGYSLSVTSLIGRVENERLLAKVAECEYLVVFVVLTLAVSLS, via the coding sequence ATGAGACGAACCAATCAGACGCTCTCAGACGTGGGTAGCACGGCGGCCGCGCTACGCAGCACGCTGTTCGCCCGATTCCCCTCGAGTCCGGGACGGGCGTGGAACGCACTGGTGTACAGTTCGGCGTATCTGTCGTTGATCGCGATGGCCGAGGTGGTCATCGTCTCGACCCTCCTCTCGCTGCCGCCGAGTCCGGCGGCGGTCGTCGTGGGGCTGGTCGTCTTCGCCGTCTACACCAACGACCGCCTCGCGGACGTCGATACCGACGTGATGTCGAACCCCGGACAGGCAGCGTTCGTCAGACGACATCGGGACGTTCTCTACGTGCTGGCATCGATCGCGTACGGGCTCGCGGTCGCACTCTCCGTCCTCGGCGGCCCGATCGCACTCGCGGTTGCCTTGCTCCCAGGCGTGTTCTGGGTGTGCTACGCCACGAACTGGATTCCCGGCAGCGGGAGCGTCGGCCGCGTCCAGCGGCTGAAAGACGTCTTCCTCGTCAATACGATCGTCGTCGCGCTCGCGTGGGCCGCGACCCTGACGTTGCTTCCGCTCGCGTTCGCCGGGGCCCCGATCACGATTCCAACGCTCGTCGTCTTCTCGTACTTCTTCCTTCGGGTGTTCACGAACACGGAGATCCCGAACGTCCGCGACGTCGACGGCGACCGCGCGATCGGCGTCCGGACGATTCCGGTCGTCTTCGGCGTCACTCGGACGCGCTGGATCCTCTCCGCGATCGATTGCTGTACGGCCGGACTCGTGGTGCTCGCAGTCTCCCTCGAGTTCCTCTCTCCCGCACACGCGCTCGCGCTCCTCGCCGGAATCGGCTACTCGCTCTCCGTCACGTCGTTGATCGGCCGGGTCGAGAACGAGCGACTGCTGGCGAAGGTCGCCGAATGCGAGTACCTCGTGGTCTTCGTCGTTCTCACCCTCGCCGTCTCGCTCTCCTAA